The genome window ATATCCGAATCGGCAAGCGCAACGCCACCGACGAGGAAGTGCGCCACGTTGCCCGACTGGCACAGTGCGACGACTTCATCAGTCGAATGCCGCAAGGCTACGATACCGTTATCGGCGAAAACGGCGAAACCCTTTCGGGTGGCGAGCGGCAGCGCATTTCCATTGCCCGCGCCCTGCTGAAGAATGCCCCAATCATACTTCTCGACGAAGCTACCGCAAGCCTTGATGCCGAGAATGAGACGAAAATACAAGCGGGTATTTCCGAACTGGTGCGCAACAAAACTGTTATCATCATCGCCCACCGTATGCGCACCGTCCGCAATGCCGACCACATCGTGGTGCTTAGTGGCGGAACGGTGAGCGAACAGGGCACACCCAACGAGCTGTTGGCTCGCAACGGCGAGTTCGCCCACATGGTTCGTCTGCAACAGGATAAACGGCAATGATACCTCTACACCAATCGCTCGCAAAGGATTATGGCAAACAGCAACAGCCTATGGCTTACGACGCGTATGGCGACCATGCAAATTGGACGCGTTTGTCCAATAAGTTGGACAGACGAGTCCAATGAGCTGGACAAACGGGTCCAATTAGTTGGACAAACGTGTCCAATTCCATAAGTCTTAAAGGTTCCTGGCGATCGATCAGGGATAATAATAACGACTGTTCAGGGATAATAATAACAACCGGTCAAAGATAGTAATAACGACTGTTCAGAGATAATAATAACGACCGGTCAGAGATAATACAGACAACCGTTCAGAAATAGTAATAACAACAAAGATAAAACAACAATGAAAATCGTAAAAATCAACAGTAAGTTCAAGCAGTTGGCAGACTGGATACTTTGCCACCGGCTTGTGGTCGGTGCGTTGTTCGCAGTCATCGTCGCCTTCTCGTTTGTGGGAGCGAAGCGCATCGTGATGAAAACTTCGTTCGACGACTATTTCGTGAGCGACGACCCGATGCTGCTCAAGACCAACGAGTTCAAGTCTATCTTCGGCAACGACTACTATGTGGCGGTGCTGGTGAAAAACAAGGACATCTTCTCCCAACGCAGCCTGACGCTCATTCGCGAACTGAGCAACGAACTGAAAGACAGCCTGTCGTATGCCGACAAGGTAACGTCGCTCACCGATATTGAGTTTGCCGTAGGTACGGAGGAGGGTATGACCATCGAACAGATTGTCCCCGACGAGATTCCGTCTGATGCCGCTTCGCTGAATGTAATCCGGCAGAAAGCGTACAGCAAACCGTATTTGGCAAAGAAGATGGTGTCAAACGACGGCACGATGACGTGGATTATGGTGAAACTGCGGCCGTTCCCCGAAGACAGCGTGTGGAAGAAGACGAGCGACATTGCGCCCGATATGATTACGGGCAAAGAAGCGGGACACATCATCGGCAAGGCGAAATACGTCGAACTGTCGCCCAACGCTGCGGGAATGCCCTATCTGGGCTACGAGAAATTCGTTTATCTCAAAAGCGAACTGGGGCGGCTGTTCCTCTTTGCCTTCATCATCTCTATCGTTGTGATGCTCATCGTAACCCGTTCGCTGCGCGGCGTTGTTGCACCACTGCTCACGTCCGTGTTCGGACTGCTCATCAGTTTCGGCATCATCGGCTGGACGGGCATCTACATCGACATGACCACGACAATGATAGCCGTGATACTGACTTTTGCCTGCTCCATCGCCTACAACATTCACCTGTACAATTTCTTCAAGACGCAGTTTGTAGAAACAGGCAAGCGCAGGGAATCCATCAAGGAAGCCGTAGGCGAAACCGGTTGGGGCGTGTTGCTGTCGGGACTTACCACCGTGGCTGCCATGATGACGTTCCTGTCCATGAAGATAGTACCGATGCGAGCCATCGGCATCAACACCTCGCTCTGTCTGCTTGCCGTGCTGCTCACCTGCCTGCTGCTCACGCCCATCCTGTTGTCGTTCGGCAAGGACCGCGAGCCTGCCGCCGATATGTCGAAGAGTTTTGAAGGATATATCGGCAAACGATTCGAACAGTTCGGCAGTTTCGTGATGCGCAGGCATCGTTCCATTGTCGTGTCATCGGTTGTGCTGACCATCTTCTGCGGTATCGGACTCTTTTCCATCGAACCGGCGTTCGACATCGAAAAAACGATGGGGCGGAAGATTCCCTACGTAAAGAAATTCCTCGACCTCTGCGAAACCGAACTCGGTTCGATTTATTCCTACGATCTTATGATTACCTTGCCGCACGACAACGACGCCAAGAAGCCGGAGAATTTGCAGAAACTCGACCGACTGGCGGAGATTGCGGGTGGCTACAAGCTGACGAAACGCCACAATTCCATCACCGACATCGTGAAGGACATGAACTGTACGCTCAACGGCAACAAGCAGCAGTTCTACCGCATTCCCGACAACGCCGATATGGTGGCGCAGTTGCTGTTGCTCTATGAGAATGCGGGCGGTACGGAGTCGGAATACTGGATGGATTACGACTACAAGCGGCTGCGGTTGCAGTTGGAGATGAAAGACTACAACTCCAATGAGGCGGAAAAGGAAATGAACGACTTGCAGGCGGAGGCGCGCAAACTCTTTCCCGGCGCACACGTCTCAGTGGTGGGCAGCATACCGCAGTTCACCGTGATGCAGCAGTATGTGGAGCGCGGGCAGATGTGGTCGATGCTGTTGTCGGTCTTGGTCATAGGCGTTATCCTCGTGCTTGTCTTCGGCAACTGGAAAGTGGGGCTCGTTGGGATGATACCGAATATTGCCCCCGCCATCATCGTGGGCGGTATGATGGGGTGGTTGGGCTATCCGCTCGATATGATGACAGCCTCGCTCATTCCGATGGTCTTGGGTATTGCCGTCGATGACACCATCCACTTCATCAACCACAGCCATGTGGCATATGACAGGTGCGGCAATTATGCAGAAGCCATCAACCGAACCTTCCGCACCGAAGGACTCGCCATCGTCATGTCCACAGTCGTCATCTCGGCTACGTTTACAGGCTTCGTCTTCTCCGATGGCACACAGATGCGCAATTGGGGCATTCTGGCTGTGGCCGGTATGATGTCGGCACTGCTGGCCGACCTCTTTCTCGCGCCAATTCTTTTCAAGTATCTCCGTGTATTCGGCAACGACAAACGTACTTCCTCTGGAACGGCAAACGAACTTCCTCAGTAACGATAATCACTATAAAAAAAACAAAACGATATGAAAACAAAACATTTCACATTGCTGCTCATCTCCATACTGGCGGTGTGCGGCGCGCAGGCAGCAGGGCTGTCGGGCAGAGACATCATGCAGAAAGTAAGAAACCGCGCAGATGGCGACACACGTTCTGCCACCATCGAAATGACGCTCATTCAGAAGAGCGGGCATAAGCGTGTGAGGAAACTCGAATCGTGGGCAATGGACATAGGCAATGATACGAAGAAAATCATGTTCTTCACCTATCCCGGCGACGTGAAGGGTACGGGATTCCTCACTTGGGACTACGACAATACCGCCAAGGTGGACGATAAGTGGCTCTATCTTCCGGCAATGAAAAAGACGAGGCGCATCAGTGGGAAGTCGTCGAAAACCGATTATTTCATGGGCAGCGACTTTACCTACAACGATATGAGCGCCCGCAGCGTGGACGAAGAGAAGCATACGCTTCTGCGCGAAGAAATGTTGGGCGGTCAAAAATGTTGGGTGGTAGAGTCGGTACCCAACGACAAGGATGAGATTTACACACGCCGCGTCACCTGGGTTCGGCAGGACTGCCTGATGGCGGTAAAGGCGGAATACTACGACAAGCTGAACAAGCTGCACCGTAGGCTCACGATTTCCAACATAAATAAAGTGCAGGGCTTCTGGACGATGCACCTTATGCAGATGGAGAATGTACAGACGGGACACAAAACTATTATCCGTATGGACAATCAGAAGTTCAACATAAAGCTATCGCCTAACCTTTTCACTGTTTCCCAACTGGAGAAAGGACTCTGATATGAAACTATTTATGCTCTTGCTTGTGCCGATACTCTCGGTGCAGGCAGCGGTCCAAATCGATAATACATTGCCGGCCGATAGCGACACCGTCAGTTCGGAATGCACTCCGCAGGAAACGTTCGAAGCATCAGACGATAACGCCTTGCAGGTGCAGGTGAAAGGTTTTCTTGATACCTACCATGCCGTCAGGACAGAGGGACGGGCCGACTGGATGGCTTCGCGGACTCGGGCGCGGGGAGAACTCAAACTCGAGAAAGGGGCGGCTTCGCTCTTCCTATCCCTGAACGCCACCTACAACGGAATATTGAAAGAACGCACAGGACTGGAATTGCGCGAGGCTTATCTCTCTTATGCAAAGGGCAACTTCGACCTGCGCGTCGGGCGGCAGATTGTCGTATGGGGCGTGGCGGATGCACTGCGCGTTACCGATTGCGTGTCGCCGTTCGACTATACTGAGTTTCTCGCACAAGACTACGACGACATTCGCATGCCCGTCAATGGACTGCGTGCAAAGTACACAAGAGGTTCGGTCACCCTTGAAGCCGTATGCAATCCTGTGGCAGACTTCTTCGTGTTGCCGACAGACGAGCGCAATCCGTGGGCAATACGCCTGCCATCTGCTACACTACCCTATACCACCGACTTGGAAAGCGGCAAGCCGGAGAAGAAAATCAAGAATATGGAGTTTGGCGGCCGGGCAAGCGTCAATCTCAGCGGAATAGACTTCTCCGTGAGTGCCTTGCGGACGTGGAACAAGTTGCCCGCCCTTTGCCCTGCCCTGTCGGGCGATGGAAGGACGCTCCACATCAACGGACAGTACCGCCGTATGACGATGTTGGGTGCCGACTGCTCATTGCCCGTCGGTCAGTTTGTCCTCCGCGCCGAAGTCGCCGAGTACATAGGCGAGGCACAAGGAAGCGGCTTGGGGCAGAATGCCGTGCGGCGCAACACCCTCAACGCCCTTGCAGGGGTAGACTGGTATCCGGGTAACGACTGGAACATCAGCGTGCAGTATTGCCATAAATACACATCGGGCAATCTCGCAGCGCTCTCCATCTATCGCAATGCCGGGCTTGCCACAGCAAGACTCTCGAAGGAACTGCTGCACAACACACTGAAACTCTCCACCTTTGCCTACATCGACGTGGCAAGCGGCGGCATCTTCAACCGCCTTTCCGCCTCCTATTCTCTCAACGACGATATAGAACTCACCGCCGGCTACGACTATTTCCATGCCAACAAAGGCAAGTTTGCCATGTATGGTAAGAACTCCGAAGCGTGGGTGAAGATGAAATACAGTTTCTGACTCCATTTTAATACCTCTTTTGTAGTTATGTCGTAGGTTGATATCGATGAAAGAGAAAAGCATATCAATTGATACTTTCATTGCAGTGTAGATATATCTGCTCCCTCACAGGTGCAGAGCGTTGCAGTTCTCGACAGATGTGCTTTCTAAACAGGTGTGCTTCCGTGCTATCCAATTGATAAGATAAAGCGATGATGATTGAAAGCGGATAAAGCGGAGCATAACCTTTTAACAGCCCATTTACGAATACTTCCAACTCCCCTGTATCCCTTTCATCGGGACGTAGGGAAGATACTTTTAGTAGTTGCTGCAGACGATAGTTGAGTTTCTTCCATGTTACACCGATAGAAGTCAACGAGCTCACTCTCGGTCATGGCTATATCACCTTTGCCTTTGCGAATGATTTGCATCTTGTCGCCCCACTCGAAATAGCTGCGCTCTCTTTTTGTTTGATGGTGATTGACATTCATACGGCTTCCTCCCTTATTTCTTCTTTTTGATGTTTCCTTATCAATCTGTCCATATCCTCCGAAATCTTATTGTCTGTCACCTGTGCGTAGATTTGAGTACCGGATATAGAGGCATGCCCCATCATCTTGCCAATGCTTTCGATGGGTATTCCTGCACTTAAACTCATTGTACCGAAAGTGTGCCTTGCCATATGATAGGACAACTGTTCCCTGATACCGCAAGCCTTGCCCACGATGCTTAGCTTTGCAATCATCACGCTACGGCTACAAGCACAGTGAAAGATAAAGTCGTCACCTTTTTCTTTCACCGTCTGCATTTCTTTCATGCTCGGTTGTTCTTTCTTGTATTGATTGATGATGGTCTCCGCTATCGGGTGCAGGGGCACAATAAACTCCATCTTTGTCTTCTGCCTTTCTTTACGGATATATTTCTGTCCGTCGGCTGCCGTTTGAATGTGTCCAAATTGCAAATGTTCCATATCAGCAATAGCCAAGCCCGTAAAGCATGAGAATATAAACATCCGTCTTGCTTGTTCTGCTTCCTTATCAATTACTCTCAATGCCATGAGTTTGGCAACATCGCTCTTTTGCAGAAAGCGTATCTTCTGTTCCGCTTTCTCATACTTGGCTTTCTCAAAAGGATTACAGCGAATGAGCCTTTGACTGACCGCACGATACATCAGCCTACTCAGCCAACAAAGATAGCGATTCATGGTTGCTGTTGCCAAGCCTCGTTTTTTCAGATAGAAACGGTATTCTTCAAACAAGTCTTCCGGTATAGTGGCTATGACTATATCCGTCATTCCCTTATCCTTTACAAACTCCGTAAGTAACTTATCTGAATAGAGAAGATTCTGATAGGTTCCCTCAGCTCTTGATTTGCCCACGCACTCTTTAACGGATTGCAGTTCTGCCTTGCTTATGGCAAGAAGCGTTGTCGGCGTAGCGGCTATTCCCTGCAAACGGTTTTAAGCAGTTCCACACTTACCACCCCGTCATTTATCAGAATATCCTGATAGGTCTTCTCTACAAGTTCTCTGAACTCGCCGATTCTTTGATTGGTCTTCTTATCGGTTGTCAGTCCTTTCCTGCTGTTCCACTCGGAGGATTTGCATTCCTCGCCTGTGGTAATGGCGGTGCTCTTTCCGTCTATGGTGATACGGCAGAGAATAGCGGTCTTGCCGTCTGCCTTTGTTTTCTGCCTGTTGATATAAAACAGTATCTTAAATGTACTTCTCATTGTCTTGTTGTTTTAAGTGATTTATTGCTTTCGTTAGTTTCTATTATATCAGATTGCCAACTGCATATCTCCGGTGAAAGAAAGGAAACAGTTAAACTTCTCAAAGAGTTTCTGCGGTGTAACCTTCGCATAACGTTCGGTCATACTTACGTTCGTATGTTCGAGCATCTTGCTCACCGTTTCAATAGGAACTCCCTGTTCCAATGTGATAAGTGTGGCAAAGGTATGCCTTGCGGTATGCGAGGTAAAGGGAAAAGATATACCTGCCCGTAATCGCAAGGCTTTGAGACAGGACTGATAAGTGGGATATTTTATGAAAGGCAGTAGTACTTCCCTTTCATCGCTGTACATTTTCTCAATTAACCGAACAGCTTCCGGCAATAACTTGATACGACAAAGCACGCCCGTCTTCTGTCGGTTGAACTTTAACCAAAGGCTACCATTATCATCA of Prevotella fusca JCM 17724 contains these proteins:
- a CDS encoding efflux RND transporter permease subunit — protein: MKIVKINSKFKQLADWILCHRLVVGALFAVIVAFSFVGAKRIVMKTSFDDYFVSDDPMLLKTNEFKSIFGNDYYVAVLVKNKDIFSQRSLTLIRELSNELKDSLSYADKVTSLTDIEFAVGTEEGMTIEQIVPDEIPSDAASLNVIRQKAYSKPYLAKKMVSNDGTMTWIMVKLRPFPEDSVWKKTSDIAPDMITGKEAGHIIGKAKYVELSPNAAGMPYLGYEKFVYLKSELGRLFLFAFIISIVVMLIVTRSLRGVVAPLLTSVFGLLISFGIIGWTGIYIDMTTTMIAVILTFACSIAYNIHLYNFFKTQFVETGKRRESIKEAVGETGWGVLLSGLTTVAAMMTFLSMKIVPMRAIGINTSLCLLAVLLTCLLLTPILLSFGKDREPAADMSKSFEGYIGKRFEQFGSFVMRRHRSIVVSSVVLTIFCGIGLFSIEPAFDIEKTMGRKIPYVKKFLDLCETELGSIYSYDLMITLPHDNDAKKPENLQKLDRLAEIAGGYKLTKRHNSITDIVKDMNCTLNGNKQQFYRIPDNADMVAQLLLLYENAGGTESEYWMDYDYKRLRLQLEMKDYNSNEAEKEMNDLQAEARKLFPGAHVSVVGSIPQFTVMQQYVERGQMWSMLLSVLVIGVILVLVFGNWKVGLVGMIPNIAPAIIVGGMMGWLGYPLDMMTASLIPMVLGIAVDDTIHFINHSHVAYDRCGNYAEAINRTFRTEGLAIVMSTVVISATFTGFVFSDGTQMRNWGILAVAGMMSALLADLFLAPILFKYLRVFGNDKRTSSGTANELPQ
- a CDS encoding outer membrane lipoprotein-sorting protein — encoded protein: MKTKHFTLLLISILAVCGAQAAGLSGRDIMQKVRNRADGDTRSATIEMTLIQKSGHKRVRKLESWAMDIGNDTKKIMFFTYPGDVKGTGFLTWDYDNTAKVDDKWLYLPAMKKTRRISGKSSKTDYFMGSDFTYNDMSARSVDEEKHTLLREEMLGGQKCWVVESVPNDKDEIYTRRVTWVRQDCLMAVKAEYYDKLNKLHRRLTISNINKVQGFWTMHLMQMENVQTGHKTIIRMDNQKFNIKLSPNLFTVSQLEKGL
- a CDS encoding DUF1302 family protein, whose translation is MKLFMLLLVPILSVQAAVQIDNTLPADSDTVSSECTPQETFEASDDNALQVQVKGFLDTYHAVRTEGRADWMASRTRARGELKLEKGAASLFLSLNATYNGILKERTGLELREAYLSYAKGNFDLRVGRQIVVWGVADALRVTDCVSPFDYTEFLAQDYDDIRMPVNGLRAKYTRGSVTLEAVCNPVADFFVLPTDERNPWAIRLPSATLPYTTDLESGKPEKKIKNMEFGGRASVNLSGIDFSVSALRTWNKLPALCPALSGDGRTLHINGQYRRMTMLGADCSLPVGQFVLRAEVAEYIGEAQGSGLGQNAVRRNTLNALAGVDWYPGNDWNISVQYCHKYTSGNLAALSIYRNAGLATARLSKELLHNTLKLSTFAYIDVASGGIFNRLSASYSLNDDIELTAGYDYFHANKGKFAMYGKNSEAWVKMKYSF